GCTCGGCGACCGACGCCTCGGCGAAGGACAGGCCATCGGGGATCCGGTTGAGGCCGTCGACCTTCAGCACCTTGGCGGGGACGCGCATGTACTGGGCGAAGCCGCCGTCGTACTGGTAGCCGATGGACTCCTGGTTGGTGCACACCTCCATCCAGCCGTGCCGGCACTCGTAGCATTCGCCGTCGGGGATGGCCGCGATCACCTGCACCCGGTCGCCGACCTGCCAGCCGGTGACCCCCTCGCCGAGCTCGGTGATCTCACCGGCGACCTCGTGGCCGAGGACCCGGGGCGGGCTCAGGTTCGGGTGGCCGGCCCGGTAGATCTTGGCGTCGGTCCCGCAGGTCGAGCAGTTGCGGACCCGGATCACCACGTCCCCTGGGCCGGCGGTCGGCTCGGGTGCCTCCTCGATCCGGACGTCCTCGGGCGCGTAGAAGCGAACGACCTTCACTCGCCCTCCTCCTCCTCCCCGCCGATCGGTGCCAGCAGCTCCAGGACCTGGTCCACCTCGCTGGCCGAGCGCAGGCGCTCGGCCTTGGCGGGATCGAGCAGGATCCGGGCAAGGGCCGACAGGACCTGCATGTGCTCGTTGCCCTTGGCCGCGATCGCGATGCACATCTTGGCCTCGTTGCCGCTGCCCCAGTCGACCCCGTCCGGGTACTGCATGACGGCGAGCGTGGTCTTCTTCACGAACACGCGGCTCTCGTCGGTGCCGTGCGGGATGGCGACACCCTCGCCGAGGAACGTCGTGATGGACCGCTCACGCAGATGCATGGTGTCAACGTAGGCCGGCTCGACCGCGCCCAGCTCGACGAGGACCTCGCCGCACTGCTGCACCGCTTCGTCCTTGTTGGCGGCCTTCTGGCCGAGCCGGACCGCCTCGGGCGAAAGGAGCTGAACCCCCGACCCGTCCGGCTCAGGACTCAATCCGCTCACCATCCTTGACCGCGTTGACCAGCTTGTTGAAGGCAGGGTCGCCCAGGTAGACCTGGAAGGTCAGCACGACCTTGTCGGGCACGATGGCCCGGGCCCGATCGGCCAGGCCGACGTGGGTCAGCACCACGTCGGCGTCGGCCGGGATGCTGTTGACCGGGGTGTGCTCCACGGTGACGCCGCTGTTCTTGAGCTGCTTCTTGAGCTGGCTGGCCAGCATCACGCTGCTGCCCATGCCGGCGTCACAGGCGATGACGACCTTCTTGACGTTGGAACCCTCGACCGATGGCATGACTTACGCACCTTCCCCTGCGGGCTGCGAAGCCGGCTTGTTCTTGAGGCGCAGGCTGGCCACGGTGGCCTCGTCGTAGGCGGCTTCGGCGGCCGCCTCGTCGGCCTCGTTGCGGGCCTCGCGCCCGAACCCGAGCAGCGCCGACCCGACGATGAACGAGGTGGCCGCGGCCAGGACGATCCCGGCCAGGACCCCGAAGTAGCCGCCCTTGGGCGTCACCGCCATGTACGCGAAGATGCTGCCCGGTGACGGGGTGGCGACCAGGCCGGCGCCGGTGACGAGGAAGGTCAGGATGCCCACGGCGCCGCCGGCGATGGCGCCCAGGATCAGGCGGGGCTTCATCAGCACGTACGGGAAGTAGATCTCGTGGATGCCGCCGAGGAACTGGATGATCATCGCGGCGGGAACGCTCGGGCGCAGCGCCGGCGGGCCGAACAGCAGGTAGGCCAGGAGGATCCCGAAGCCCGGCCCCGGGTTGCTCTCGAGCATGAACAGGATCGACTTGCCGTGCTGCTGCGCCTGGGCGACCCCGAGGGGCGCCAGCACGCCGTGGTTGATCGCGTTGTTGAGGAACAGGACCTTGGCCGGCTCGATCAGGATCGACGCGAGCGGCAGGAGCTTCTCGTCGATCAGGTATTCCACGCCGTTGCCGGCGACCTTGGTCAACCACTCGACGACCGGTTCGACGGCCAGGAGCCCGAACACCGCCATGGCGGCACCCAGGATGCCGGCGGTGAAGTTCTCGATCAGCATCTCGAAGCCGACCGGGGTCCGCTTCTGGGTGAAGTGGTCGATGCCCTTGAGCAGCAACGCGGCCAGGGGCCCGATGATCATGGCGCCCAGGAACATCGGGGTCGATGCGCCGATCGCGACGCCGAGGGCGGCGACCGCGCCGACCACGGCGCCGCGCTGCCCGTGGACCAGCCGCCCGCCGGTGTACCCGATGAGCACGGGCAGCAGGATCAGGATCATCGGGTCGACGAGCTTTGCCAGGTGCTTGTTGGGCAGCCAGCCGGTCGGGATGAACAGTGCGGTGATCAGGCCCCAGGCGATGAACGCCGCGATATTCGGCATGACCATACCGGCCAGGTAACCGCCGACGCGTTGGATCTGCGCCCGGAACCCGCTCCCGGTCACCTGCGGTGCTGCCGCCATTGCCATGGTTCAGACCTCCTTACTCATGGTTCAGGCCCCCTTACTTCGGGTGCGGTCGACCTTGCTGACTCGGTGAGGGGCAGGCCCGCCGAGCGGCCCTGTCGGGATGGCGTCATCCCGTGGTTCGGGGACTTCGGCGCGTGTGGCCTGTCCGGGCGCGAGCCCGCGGAGGCATCGGTGACCCGGGACAGGAACTACGGTGTCCCAGGCTGGATCATGCGACGCAGGGTGGTCAGGTGAAACACTCCGTTACGGATTTCGACATGCGGTACGAAACTCGACATGATCGCCCCGCCCAGCGGGTGATCCGTTGGACGGCGGCCGGGTACTGCCCGTTGTGACGGTGGGCAGTGCCGTTGGCGTGTGCGAGCGGGAGACGGCCGGCGATCTCGTCTACCACGGCGAGGAACTGCCGGACGGCCCGTGAGGTGGTGTCGCGCCGCCAGGTCAAGCCGACCTGGAGCGCTGGAACGGTCGTGGCCAGCGGCCGGAACACGACCCCCGTGACCGTGAACAGGTCGACCGCCGACTCGGTCGTGAAGGCCAGGCCGAGCGAGGCCGCCGCCGCGACCAGGCCGCTCTCCAGGGTCGTGGCCTCGAGCACGACCGACAGCGAGATGCCGGCGCGCAGGCAGATGTCGTTGACGAGATGGTCGTAGAGGGGCGGGTCGAGCGTGCGGGGCAGCAGCACGACCGGCTCACCGGCCAGATGCTCGACCCGGACGACGGGCCGGCGGGCCAACGGGTGGTCGTCGGCCATGGCCACCACGATCCGCTCGCGGTGCAGGGGCCGGAAGCTGGTGGCGTCGCCGTCGGGGCTGCCGAGCCGGACGAAGGCGAGGTCGAGCTGGTGGGCGTTGACGGCCATCAGGTGAAATCCGGTGTGGCCGACGACCGTCTCCAGCGCGATGGCCGGGAACCTCTCGCGGAAGGTCCGCACGGTCGCCGGCACATACCAGGGCGCGACCGTGGCCGGATAGCCGAGGCGCAGCCGCCTGGTCTCCCCGCTGGCCTCGCGGGCGGCCTGGACGGCGTGGTCGACGGCCTCCCGGGCGCCCCGAGCGTGTTGGAGCAGGACACGGCCGGCCTCGGTCAGCTCGACCCGGCGGTCGCCCACGAACAGCTGGACTCCGAGCTCGCGCTCAAGGGCGCGGATCTGCTGGCTGAGCGGTGACCGGGTCATCTGGAGGCGCTCGGCGGCCCGGCCGAAGTGCAGCTCTTCGGCGACGGCGATGAAGTAGCGCAGCTGCCGGAACTCCATTGCCGACTACAATCCCTTCGCTCCCCAGCCGTCCGACAGGGCGAACCATACCCGGGTGGTGAACAGATCTCAAGCACCAATGTGCAACATATGCTCAGCCTAATTGTGCACGCTGATGCATTCACGTATCGTTGGCGGCACGAGATGCCCGAGGAGGATGGGGAGCCAGTTGAGAGCGACACCCAGCGCCTACGAGCCGGACGAGGTGGAGCCGCTGGTGACGGCCGCGATCATGTACTACCAGGCGCAGCGTTCCCAGGAGCAGATCGCGCGCCACCTCAAGGTCAGCCGTCCGACGGTGAGCCGGCTCCTGGCACGCGCCCGCCAGCTCGGCATCGTCCGGATCGAGATCGTCCCGCCCAGCATCGACCCCAGCCTGGCCAAGGACCTCGCCGAGAAGCTGCAGATGCGGGCCGTGCACATCGCGGCCGGGGTGGCCGACCCCAACGATCCCGCCCCGGTGCTGACCGGCCGGCTCAACGACGCCCTGGCCGAGATCGGGCTGCAGGCCGGCGACGTCATCGTGGTCGGCTGGGGCCGGGCGATCTACAGCCTGGCTCGGGCCGACCTGATGTCGCAGCCCGGGGTAGTCGTCGTTCCGGCCCTCGGCGGCAGCGACGAGGACCGCCCATGGTTCCAGTCCAACGAGATCGCCCGGCGGTGGGCTGTCACCCTCGAGGGTGCCCCCCGCTACCTGCACGCACCGGCGCTCGTCGCGCCAGCCCTCAAGCGATCCCTGGTCGGTGACGAGGCCATCCAGTCAACGCTGCGGCTATGGGACGGCGCCACTGCCGCCATCGTGGGCATGGGGGCCTATCCCAAGCTCGACCGGAGCCTGGTCGCAACCGGCTTCCTGGCCGGCGGCCCCGAGATCGCCGGCGCGGTCGGCGACGTGGTCGGCCGCTTCTTCGCCGAGGACGGGACCCCCATCCACTACGCCGACGAGCGGCGGCTGCTGGCCATCCTTCCGGAACGGCTCCGGCAGATCCCTTACGTGATCGGCATCGCCGTCGGCACCGACAAGGCCAGGGCCATCATCGGGGCGGCCCGCGCCGGCTTCATCAACACCCTGGTCACCGACACGGTCACCGCCCGCAGCGTGGCCGGCCTGCTCGGCGAGGTCAAGAACTGACGGACTTCGTTGACACTGCCGGTCTCCCGAGACCACGGAGGAGACCGCATGACCGAACAGGAGCTCACCCGTCGCGCCAAGCGGCGCCTGGCGATCATCCGCCACGTCGTGCTTGTGCGGAGACGCCCTGATTTGCGACTTCGGCGTCCGACCATCCGGTGTCCTCACAATCGCTCCGGCCTTCGCGTCACGCGATCGACGTAGGCGAACCCGCCCACTTGCCCGTAGGGGGCAATCGGATCGTACGGTGCGGTCCGCAGCTACTGGCCTGCCGGGGGAGGACGCGATGAGCGACCAGGGCCCCACCCAGCCCCAGCCACCACAGCCTGCCTGGGGGCAGTCCGGCTACCAACCGCCCGCTCCCCCACGGCGCCGAGGCGGCACGTTCCGCACCGTGATGAAGTGGGTGATCATCGCCTTGGAACCGCGACCAGGTCCGCAACTGGCTGTACCCGAACGGCCGCCACGACCCCAACGTCTATTTCGCCAGACGCGAGCTCCGAACCCTGGGCGGCCCGCCGGTCCACTCCGGCGGGCCGCCGCTCCGGTCGTTCCGCTCTCATCTCTGGCCAAGCATCAGCCGCCGGCGGGCTTGTGCGCGACGAGCAGCACGACTGGCGCCTCGTCGACCAGGCGGTGCCGCTGGGGCGGCTCGAAGCCGGCGTCGTGGAGCCAGCCGAGATAGGCCGCCAGCGGGTGGACCCGGCCGCTGGCCGTGCGCAGCAGCAGGCCGAGCTCGTACAGCGCGACCCAGCGCGGCGTTGGCTGTTCGCCGGGGATGACGTCCACGACGGCCAGCGTCCCGCCGGGACGAAGCGCGTCGTACAGGCGGCCGAGCAGGCGGCGGTTGGCGGGCTCGTCGAACAGGTGGCAGAGGTTACCGGCGATCGCCAGGTCGTAGCCCCCGCGCCCGAGTTCGACGCCGAACAGGTCGCCGGCGAGGAAGCGGAACTGCCGCTCGCGGCCCGCGTCGGTCACCGCCCGGCGGGTGGCGGGCACGACCGCGGGCAGGTCGACGGCGGTGACCAGGCAGGCGGGGTCGCGGGCGGCAACCGCCAGGCTCCATGGGGCCGCGCCGGCGCCCGCGTCCAGCACCCGAGCCGCCGCCGGCAGGAGGCTCGCCGCTCGCCCCGCGGCCGCCGCGAGCATCGCCCCGAGGTAGCCGACCACGCCCGGGTAGAAGGCGGCCGCGCCGTCCGGCGTGTCGCCGCGCACCAGCGGCCGGCCCTCGCGGAGCGCCCCTTCCAGGTGCGCCCACATCCGGGGCATGCCCGCGAGCCCTGCGAGGTCGGGAAGGCCGGCGCGCCAGGCGCCGCCCCCGACGGCCTCGGCCAGGCCCAGCCCGGCCAGGGCGGCAAGGAGCAGCCGGGCACCGCGCTCGGTGATGGCGCAGGCGGCGGCGAGCTCGGCGACGGTCACCGGGCCGCCGTCGAGGCGGGCGAGGACGCCGAGGCGGTCGGCGGTCTCGACCGCCGTCGCGGCGGCGACCGCCTCGTTGAGGTAGGCGAGCTGCCCTTCGGTGGGCCGCGTCACCGCCGCGGCGGGTGCGGTCATGGCTGCACCTCGATCCGGCCGGCGCTGCCGTCGACGGTGACGACCTGGCCGTCGCGGAGCAGGCCGGTCGCGTTGCCGGTGGCGACCACGGCCGGTACGCCGTATTCGCGGGCGATGATCGCCGGGTGCGACAGCAACCCGCCGGTGTCGGTGACCACCGCCCCGACGCTGGGGAACAGCACCGACCACACCGGCGAGGTGATCGGGCAGACCAGCACGTCACCCGGCCGCAGCTTGCCGAAGTCGAACTCGTCCATGACCAGGCGCACCGGCCCTGTGTAGCGGCCCGGCGAGGCGGCAATCCCGCCGAGGACCTGGGTGCCCGCCTGCTGGGCGCGGCTGGAGGGCGCGGCTTCGAAGATCCGGTCGATGTACCACAGCAGCGCGTTCATGGTGAACCTGGCCTCGGCGGGGAGGGCCTCGAGCGGGGGCGGCGGTCCGGGGTCCTTGCCGTAGGTGGCCGGCCCCGGGTGCTGCTCGACGAAGGCCCGCTCCCCCCTGCGGCGGGTGACCAGCGCCCGCCGGTCCTGACCGTCGCGCAGCGCCGCCCGCGCCTCCTCGAGGGTGAGGAAGAAGACGTCGTCGCGCCGGTCGAGCTGTCCGCGGGCGGCCAGGCGCCGGCCGATCTCCAGCACCGGGTAGCGCAGCAGCGCGATCGGGACGCTCAGGGTGAAGAACTCGTTGTCCTCGCGCACCGGGTACGCCCGCTCGGCGCGGGCCAGCGCCCGCTCGAAGCGCTCGCGGTCCCCGGGCGGCCGCCCGGCCAAGGCCGCCCGGGCCCGGCCGGCAGCGGTCATCCTCCGGTGGGCCAGCGCCGCCGCGTCGACGACCGGATCGTAGCCGCCGGCGAGCTGGTCGGCGAGCAGCCGCAGGGTGAGCTCCGGCAGCTCCGCGATCGACGGGTCAGCGATCTCGTAGCGGATCGCGCGGCAGGCGAACTCCCGCTGGTAGGCGGCGAAGGCCTCGGCGAAGTCCGGGTCGGTCGCGGCCAGCCGGCCGAGGGTACCTTCCTCGACCTGGTCGAGCAGGCGGCGCACCGCAGGCCGGCGCGCGGCCGTACCGGCCAGCTCTGCCAGCCGGTGGGCGGGCTCGGTGGAGGTGGCCGACAGGCCACCGAGCAGCTCGAAGGCCTCCTCGTCGGCCCAGCCGAGCAGCTCCCGGCAGGCGAAGGCCAGCTCGGCGAGGATCAGCGTGAGCGCGCCGTGCAGCAGGAAGTGGATCTCGACACCCTCGTGCAGCAGCGCCAGGGCCCTGCCGGTGCGGGCGTCCAGCTCGTCGTCATCGACCGCGCCGAGGTTGGTGTCGCGCAGGACCGCGATGCGCGCGGCCAGGTCGGGCTGCCACTGCTCGTACCACTGCTCCACGAAGCGGCCCGCCTTGTCGGAGCGGACCGCGGCCACGGCGTCGCGAATGCGTCGGCGCAGCCGCGGCGCCAGCCGGATCAGCAGCGGCATCAGCCGGGCCGCCGGCGCTGGCCGGTCCTTGCCGCCGAGCGGCACCAGCCGCACGTACTCCCAGCCGCCGATCTGGGCCCACTCGAGGGTCTCGGCCAGGAGCCCGAACTCGTCGAACACGCGCCGCACGGCCCGGTTGCGGGGCTGGCCGAGGGCCACCGAGAGGGTCATCGGCGTCCACGGCGTGGGCGCGTGGCTGGCCTCCCGCTCCCAGAACCCGGACGGCACCTCGACCGGCACCGGCACCGGCTCTGGAACCTGGCCCGGCAGGGCGGTGATCGGCCGTGCCTGGAGCAGCACCAGCTCGCCGTCGGCAAGCGCCCACTCGATGTCCTGGGGCGCGCCCAGTCGGGCCTCGACCCGCCGTGCGAGCGCGGCCACGTCGGTGGCGACCTCGGCGTCGATGACCCCCTCCGGCGCCGCCCGGCAGGTGGCCGCCGTGCCAGACACCGCCCACTCGTCGGGCGACGCCCTGCCCGCGACCAGCCGGTCACCCAGGCCGCGAACCGCGTTCACCACCGCGGTGGCCCGGTCGCCGGTGACCGGGTCGGCGCTGAAGGCGACCCCGGCCGCCTCGGCCGCCACCATCGGCTGGACGAGCACCGCCATCGCCACACCCCGCGCCACCCCGCGGGAGTGCTGGTAGGCGGCGACGTGGCGGGTGAACGCCGAGGCCCAACAGCGGCGCACGGCGGCTGGCAGCCCAGCGGCGGGCACGCCGAGGACGCTCTCGTACTGCCCGGCGTAGGAGGCGCCGGGCAGGTCCTCGTCCACCCCGGAGGAGCGCACCGCCAGCGGCCCGCCGCCCAGCCGCTCGGCCACCGTGGCGATGGCGGCCGCGACCTCGCTGGGCAGCGGCACCGCCTCCACCTGGTCGGGGCCGGCGCCGGCGCCGAGCCCGGCCGCGGCCAGGGTCCGCGTCAGTGCCTCGGTCGCGACGACCACGCCCTCGGGCACCGGGAACCCGGCTCGCTTGAGCGCGCCCAGCGTGGCCGCCTTGTGGCCCACCCGGGGCGCGTCCGCCGATCCCACCTCGTCCAGGGGCAGCACCAGGTCGATGCTTGTCAGCGTCATCGCCACCACCTTCCATCCATCGCGTCGCCGCCCGGCGGCCCATGCTCCCCCACCCGGGCGACCGCGCCCATCCGTCCGCCTACGTATCGGCCCGCCAGGCCCTACGTATCCTCGGCGGCGAGCCCGCGCTCCAGCACCCAGCGGGTCAGCGCCGTCCGCGACGGGAGGCCGAGCCGGGCGTAGACGTGCTGCAGGTGGGTGGTGACGGTCCGGGGGCTGATGAACAGCCGCCCGGCGATCTCGGCGTTGCTGAGCCCGGCGGCGACCAGGCGAACCACCTGCAGCTCCCGCTCCGACAGCGCGCCGGTCGCGGCCCTGGGGGGAGCGGCCGGCCGCTCCCCCAGGGCGCGCAGCAGCCGGCGGGCCCGGTCGGCGAGCGGGCGGGCGCCGAGCCGGTCGAAGGCGGCAAGGCTCCGGCGGGCCGCCTCGGCCGCGTCGGCCCGGCCCGCGGGGACGTGATCGTCGTCGGCGGTGGCCGCGGCGACCTCGGCCCAGCCGAGGCGGCACCGGGCCGCCTGGAACGGCAGGCCGAGCCCGGCGAGGCGGTCGGCGGCGCGGCGCAGGCAGGCCAGCGCCGCCGCCCGCTCGCCGAGCGCCGCCAGGGCCAGCCCCTCGATCCAGTTCCCGCACGCGCCCGGCCACGGCGCGTCCGGCCCGAGCCCGGCGAGGCGGGCCGCGGTGTCGAGCGCGCCGGGGGGGTCGCCGGCCGCGACCTGCGCCTCCCCGAGCACGGCGAGGCCGAGGCAGGGCAGGACCGTGGGGGTCGCCACGGCCGCGGCGGCCAGCGCCCGCGCCCGCTCCGGGTCGCCGGCGGCGAGCGCGGCCGTCGCCTCGGCGATCTCGACCACGGTGAAGATGTGCCGGTCGGCCGCGGCGGCGCTGCCGTAGACCTCCCGCGCCTCGGCCACGCACCGCGCCGCCTCCTCCGGCCGGCCGCGGTGGGCGAGCACGAACGCGCGCCCGGCCAGGGCGGTGGCCACGCCACGGGCGAACCCGACCCGGTAGCCGAGGGCGAGCATCTCGTCGGCGCCCCGCAGCACCTCCTCCCAGGCGTCGGTGGCAACGTCGATCGCCAACATGAAGAACCGGGCGCTCAGCTCGAGGGTCGGCGAGCCGGTCTGCCTGGCCAGCGCGAGGTCGGCGAGCACGTGCTCGCGGGCCAGGCGGTGGTCGCCGACGTTGGCGGCGGTCATGGCCAGGTGCCGGTGGGCGCGGGCGGCCAGCGCGCTGAGCCCGGCCCGCTCGGCCACGGCGAGCGCCTGCAGGCCGTGCTCGCGGGCGGCCACCAGGCGGCCGTGCAGGAACGCCACGTCGGCCCGCGCCAGGTGCGCCGCCGCCACCGTCTGCCGCATCCCGGAGCGCTCAGCCAGGGACAGCAGTGCGACCGCCTCCTCCTCCAGCCGGGCGACGTCGCCCCGCCGCGCGAGGAGCTGCATCCGGATGTAGTGAAGATCGGTCAGCTCGGTGTCGGCACCGGTGCCCTCGACGGCCCGGAACCCGGCCGCCAGGTGCGCGTCGGCCGCCTCGAACCGCCCCCGATCCCACTCGGCCAGGACGAGCAGGCCCCGCAGGCGGGCGGCGGCCGGCCGGTCGCCGGACCGTTCGCGCCCGCCGGCGGCCTCGGCCCAGGCCGCCACGGCCGCCTCGAACTGGCCTGCCCGCGACCGGGCGTGGCCGAGGCGCTCCAGCAGCTCCTCCACCATGGCAGGCCGATCGGTGCGGGCAAGCGCCAGGGCGGCCGCGAAATGGTCGGCGGCCTCGGCGTCGGCGTGCAGCTCCTCGGCCCGCCGGCCCGCGGCGACCAGGACATCCAGCGCGCGCCCTGGGTCGGCCTCCCAGGCCGCGCCCCGGTAGTGGTGGGCGAGCCGCTGCGGGTCGCCCGGGCGGAGCTCCTCAAGGGCGGCCGCGACGCCGGCATGGAGCCGGCGTCGCCGGGTCTCCGGCAGCTCGCCGTAGGCCACCTCGGCGACCAGCGGGTGGGCGGCACGGTAGACGAGGTCGGTCCCGGTGCGCTCCTCGAGGACCAGGCCGGTTTCGCAGAGGCGGCGGAGGGCCGCGTCCAGCTCCTCCTCTGCTGTCCCGCCGACCCGGCCGAGGACCGCCGGGGAGGCGGCGTCGCCGGCGACCGCGACCAGCTCCAGCAGCGCCCGGTCGGCCGGGTCTAGGCGCTCCAGGCGAGCCAGCACCAGGTCCCGCACGACCGGCGGCACGGCGGTCAGCGACCCGCTCCCGAGGACCCAGGCGCCGCCGCGGCGGAGCAGCTCGCCGGTGTCGCGCAGCCCGCGGATGAGGGCGGTGACGAACAGCGGCATCCCGGCGGCGCGGTCGCCAAGGACGCCGAGCAGCGCGGCCGGCGGCTCGCCCCCGAGCAGGGCGCGCGCCAGCGCGGCGACCGCCTCCGGGCTGAGGCCGCCGACGGGGAGCTCCTCGGCCAGCCCGAGCCGTTGCAGCGAGCGCACCAGCGCCCGCAGCCCCGGGTGGGTGCGCGCCTCGTCCAGGCGGTAGGTGCCGAGCAGCAGCACGCGCCGGGCCCCCAGGCCCCTGGCGAGGTAGTGCACCAGCTCCAGCGAGGCGGCGTCGGCCCAGTGCAGGTCGTCGACCAGCAGCGCCACCGGCCGCTCGGCCGCGACCCGCTCCACCAGCCGGGAGACCGCCTCGAACAGGCGGGTCCGCTCCAGGGCGGCATCCCCCAGCGGCTCCGGCGGCGGCAGGTGCAACCCGGCGAACAACCGGCCGAGATCGGGCAGGCCGCTGACCAGCGCCGCCAGGCGGCCCGGCTCCAGCCCGGCCAGGAACGACCCGAGCGCCTCCAGCACCGGAGCGTAGGCCAGGTCGGCCTGCAGGGGGTAGGCGGCGCCCTCGAGGGTCACGAACCCGCGCTGGCGGGCCAGGGTGAGGGCCTCCACGGCCAGCCGGGACTTGCCGATGCCCGCCTCCCCGGCCAGCAGCAGCGCCCCACCCGACCCGGCCGCGGCGCGCCCCAGCGCGGCCAGCACCCGGCCGAGCTCCTCGGACCGCCCCACCAGCGGAACGACCGTCGAGCCGGCCACGGCGCCGCGCCTACCGCCGGGGGTCCGACGGTCGCACCGTGGTCGGCTCGCCACCGGCCGCACACGCCAG
This is a stretch of genomic DNA from Actinomycetes bacterium. It encodes these proteins:
- a CDS encoding class I SAM-dependent methyltransferase; the protein is MTAPAAAVTRPTEGQLAYLNEAVAAATAVETADRLGVLARLDGGPVTVAELAAACAITERGARLLLAALAGLGLAEAVGGGAWRAGLPDLAGLAGMPRMWAHLEGALREGRPLVRGDTPDGAAAFYPGVVGYLGAMLAAAAGRAASLLPAAARVLDAGAGAAPWSLAVAARDPACLVTAVDLPAVVPATRRAVTDAGRERQFRFLAGDLFGVELGRGGYDLAIAGNLCHLFDEPANRRLLGRLYDALRPGGTLAVVDVIPGEQPTPRWVALYELGLLLRTASGRVHPLAAYLGWLHDAGFEPPQRHRLVDEAPVVLLVAHKPAGG
- a CDS encoding sugar-binding domain-containing protein, whose amino-acid sequence is MRATPSAYEPDEVEPLVTAAIMYYQAQRSQEQIARHLKVSRPTVSRLLARARQLGIVRIEIVPPSIDPSLAKDLAEKLQMRAVHIAAGVADPNDPAPVLTGRLNDALAEIGLQAGDVIVVGWGRAIYSLARADLMSQPGVVVVPALGGSDEDRPWFQSNEIARRWAVTLEGAPRYLHAPALVAPALKRSLVGDEAIQSTLRLWDGATAAIVGMGAYPKLDRSLVATGFLAGGPEIAGAVGDVVGRFFAEDGTPIHYADERRLLAILPERLRQIPYVIGIAVGTDKARAIIGAARAGFINTLVTDTVTARSVAGLLGEVKN
- a CDS encoding AAA family ATPase; amino-acid sequence: MAGSTVVPLVGRSEELGRVLAALGRAAAGSGGALLLAGEAGIGKSRLAVEALTLARQRGFVTLEGAAYPLQADLAYAPVLEALGSFLAGLEPGRLAALVSGLPDLGRLFAGLHLPPPEPLGDAALERTRLFEAVSRLVERVAAERPVALLVDDLHWADAASLELVHYLARGLGARRVLLLGTYRLDEARTHPGLRALVRSLQRLGLAEELPVGGLSPEAVAALARALLGGEPPAALLGVLGDRAAGMPLFVTALIRGLRDTGELLRRGGAWVLGSGSLTAVPPVVRDLVLARLERLDPADRALLELVAVAGDAASPAVLGRVGGTAEEELDAALRRLCETGLVLEERTGTDLVYRAAHPLVAEVAYGELPETRRRRLHAGVAAALEELRPGDPQRLAHHYRGAAWEADPGRALDVLVAAGRRAEELHADAEAADHFAAALALARTDRPAMVEELLERLGHARSRAGQFEAAVAAWAEAAGGRERSGDRPAAARLRGLLVLAEWDRGRFEAADAHLAAGFRAVEGTGADTELTDLHYIRMQLLARRGDVARLEEEAVALLSLAERSGMRQTVAAAHLARADVAFLHGRLVAAREHGLQALAVAERAGLSALAARAHRHLAMTAANVGDHRLAREHVLADLALARQTGSPTLELSARFFMLAIDVATDAWEEVLRGADEMLALGYRVGFARGVATALAGRAFVLAHRGRPEEAARCVAEAREVYGSAAAADRHIFTVVEIAEATAALAAGDPERARALAAAAVATPTVLPCLGLAVLGEAQVAAGDPPGALDTAARLAGLGPDAPWPGACGNWIEGLALAALGERAAALACLRRAADRLAGLGLPFQAARCRLGWAEVAAATADDDHVPAGRADAAEAARRSLAAFDRLGARPLADRARRLLRALGERPAAPPRAATGALSERELQVVRLVAAGLSNAEIAGRLFISPRTVTTHLQHVYARLGLPSRTALTRWVLERGLAAEDT
- a CDS encoding PTS lactose transporter subunit IIB, whose protein sequence is MPSVEGSNVKKVVIACDAGMGSSVMLASQLKKQLKNSGVTVEHTPVNSIPADADVVLTHVGLADRARAIVPDKVVLTFQVYLGDPAFNKLVNAVKDGERIES
- a CDS encoding LysR substrate-binding domain-containing protein encodes the protein MEFRQLRYFIAVAEELHFGRAAERLQMTRSPLSQQIRALERELGVQLFVGDRRVELTEAGRVLLQHARGAREAVDHAVQAAREASGETRRLRLGYPATVAPWYVPATVRTFRERFPAIALETVVGHTGFHLMAVNAHQLDLAFVRLGSPDGDATSFRPLHRERIVVAMADDHPLARRPVVRVEHLAGEPVVLLPRTLDPPLYDHLVNDICLRAGISLSVVLEATTLESGLVAAAASLGLAFTTESAVDLFTVTGVVFRPLATTVPALQVGLTWRRDTTSRAVRQFLAVVDEIAGRLPLAHANGTAHRHNGQYPAAVQRITRWAGRSCRVSYRMSKSVTECFT
- a CDS encoding PTS mannitol transporter subunit IICB; this translates as MAMAAAPQVTGSGFRAQIQRVGGYLAGMVMPNIAAFIAWGLITALFIPTGWLPNKHLAKLVDPMILILLPVLIGYTGGRLVHGQRGAVVGAVAALGVAIGASTPMFLGAMIIGPLAALLLKGIDHFTQKRTPVGFEMLIENFTAGILGAAMAVFGLLAVEPVVEWLTKVAGNGVEYLIDEKLLPLASILIEPAKVLFLNNAINHGVLAPLGVAQAQQHGKSILFMLESNPGPGFGILLAYLLFGPPALRPSVPAAMIIQFLGGIHEIYFPYVLMKPRLILGAIAGGAVGILTFLVTGAGLVATPSPGSIFAYMAVTPKGGYFGVLAGIVLAAATSFIVGSALLGFGREARNEADEAAAEAAYDEATVASLRLKNKPASQPAGEGA
- a CDS encoding PEP/pyruvate-binding domain-containing protein translates to MTLTSIDLVLPLDEVGSADAPRVGHKAATLGALKRAGFPVPEGVVVATEALTRTLAAAGLGAGAGPDQVEAVPLPSEVAAAIATVAERLGGGPLAVRSSGVDEDLPGASYAGQYESVLGVPAAGLPAAVRRCWASAFTRHVAAYQHSRGVARGVAMAVLVQPMVAAEAAGVAFSADPVTGDRATAVVNAVRGLGDRLVAGRASPDEWAVSGTAATCRAAPEGVIDAEVATDVAALARRVEARLGAPQDIEWALADGELVLLQARPITALPGQVPEPVPVPVEVPSGFWEREASHAPTPWTPMTLSVALGQPRNRAVRRVFDEFGLLAETLEWAQIGGWEYVRLVPLGGKDRPAPAARLMPLLIRLAPRLRRRIRDAVAAVRSDKAGRFVEQWYEQWQPDLAARIAVLRDTNLGAVDDDELDARTGRALALLHEGVEIHFLLHGALTLILAELAFACRELLGWADEEAFELLGGLSATSTEPAHRLAELAGTAARRPAVRRLLDQVEEGTLGRLAATDPDFAEAFAAYQREFACRAIRYEIADPSIAELPELTLRLLADQLAGGYDPVVDAAALAHRRMTAAGRARAALAGRPPGDRERFERALARAERAYPVREDNEFFTLSVPIALLRYPVLEIGRRLAARGQLDRRDDVFFLTLEEARAALRDGQDRRALVTRRRGERAFVEQHPGPATYGKDPGPPPPLEALPAEARFTMNALLWYIDRIFEAAPSSRAQQAGTQVLGGIAASPGRYTGPVRLVMDEFDFGKLRPGDVLVCPITSPVWSVLFPSVGAVVTDTGGLLSHPAIIAREYGVPAVVATGNATGLLRDGQVVTVDGSAGRIEVQP
- a CDS encoding PTS sugar transporter subunit IIA, whose amino-acid sequence is MSPEPDGSGVQLLSPEAVRLGQKAANKDEAVQQCGEVLVELGAVEPAYVDTMHLRERSITTFLGEGVAIPHGTDESRVFVKKTTLAVMQYPDGVDWGSGNEAKMCIAIAAKGNEHMQVLSALARILLDPAKAERLRSASEVDQVLELLAPIGGEEEEGE